In Acanthopagrus latus isolate v.2019 chromosome 23, fAcaLat1.1, whole genome shotgun sequence, the genomic window TGATGTCAAACTAAGACTGCATCACTGAACCAACATAAACTGAAAGACTGGAACAGGATTGTTAAGTATTGTATCTTTCAGGATGATGTGTACTGGTTGTGTTGTTGCAAACCAAATTGCATCTCAGGGACAATAAAGATcctctaatctaatctaaacTCTGTCACTGGTTGATGAGGCGTCCTCTTTTTGGGGCCTCTGAATTTTGCTAACCTCAACATGACTCAGTATCTGAACTTTACAGTTATCTATGTTGGCCTCACAGTCGAGTTTGTCAACCCAGCAGATGTACAAACTTGTTTAAACAGTCAGATTCTGTGTGTCTAGATAATACATAAGGGTGAGCAAAGGTTTAAAGATGCTGTTATTTGCATATCAGGAGGAGTTTTGGGAATCACAACATAAAAACCCTCCAGTTCAGACCGTCTGCAGGAGGACCTCTGCAGCTGCACGGTTTGTATACAACTTTAACTGTACTTATATATCTTTATATAACCAATTCTGTGCATATAAACTACTGAAATTGGAAATAacatcatgaataaatgttCTGCAGGTTTGCTGAGACAAAATGAGACTCCCTGCGATACTTTTTCTCATTGCCATCTCCACAGTGTTGGCTGGTAATTATacaccattttcttttctgtttatatATTAAAGGCTGAATGTaaagttttgcttttttattttgagacatTTGTCTGTCAGTTTAAAGGAGAATAAACCAACtgaaacagttttcacattcaataaaaagcaattaattttctgatttatcatttaagtcatttttcaagcaaaactgGTTTAAAAATTCCAGCTTCTTCTCAGAGTAATGTGTTAGTTTAAATTGTTACTGTATTCATTTGGTGTCTCTCCTTACAgtatttaaaactttttaataaatatctgtcattattttatcatatttagGACCTAAAAACCCTAcagatgttgctgctgctcttgATAACCTTCaagctgtctgtttgttgtctcTCAGGGAGCGTTCCCATCCAGACCCTGGTCTTCCCCTCTGAGACCAGTACCAGTTATGTGGAGATGGTCCCTCTGAAACCCCTCAACCTGAAGGCTTTCACTCTGTGCATGCGAGTGGCCACAGAGCTCAGCGGAGAGCGCGAGATCATCCTCTTTGCGTACCGGACTCAGTACTATGATGAGCTGAACGTGTGGCGTGAGCTGGACGGCAGGTAGACACACTTCTGTACTGGAGCAAAGACAGTGTGATTTAAAATTACTATTAAGACTACCACAATACTGCTCcgacaaatatttattttttctgtatgtgtgtttagaTATTCCTTTGCCCTGAGTGGAGGCACTGTTATATTCAGTGTCCCTGACCTCGGCGCTCTGCAGACCCACTTCTGTATCACCTGGGATTCAAGTTCAGGTGCGTCCGCCCTCTTCATGGACGGGAGGAAAAGCCTGACCAAACTTTACAAGAAGGGTCACACCATCCCCCCCGGGGGAAAGGTCATCATCGGGCAAGATCCGGACAGTTACTTGGGTGAATTTGATGCCAAGCAGAGCTTTGTTGGGGAGATCAATGATGTGAATATGTGGGactctgtcctctctgacagCACGATTAAAGACATGTTCTCCGGGAAGAGAGTACCAAGAGGGAACATCTTTGACTGGGAAACCATACAGCTTAGAACCAACGGGGCAGTGGAGGTTCTTAATACTGAGCTGTAGCTCTGATTCTCACACTAACATGCTGGAATAATGTACACACAACACTTGTATGATATACATGATGATTTGTTGACCAAAATGCAGCTCTGTGCACCAGTTTAAGTGTCACTACTtctgtaaacatgtttcttaTCTCTGCCCAATTAAAAAACCTATGCTGGCAATGCCTGTTGTGgtgaaatgactgaaatcacTGTACCAACATATACTGAAAGACTGGGACAACAACCAGACCAAACCAAAAAGTGTCACTGAGAATGAACTGGTTTGTGCTAATTTTAATCAAAATTTGTGAAGGAAAATACACCACATGACAACTCAAATGCTATCAGTAACTTTATTCCACAATGGTACGGATTTATTGCTGAAGCAATTAGCGAGCTGGTTGCACAAGAAGGTCGAAGAAATTGAAGCCAACTTTTGTCGAATTCCTTTGGTGAGTcatgttagcacaaagcacacaggccCTGCTTGAGAAGGAGAGCTGCAGTGGAAGCAATAAACTCCATTAGGGACAACTGTTAGCACGATGCACTCAGCAACTGCAGTATAGACTAACTCTATCTGCTTTAAGTACTAAACAAAGTATCTCTGTGGCTCTTTTACTCATAAATGATTTGAATTCATTACTAACCTTGTTTTGTTGCAATGgatctgtcagagcagctgtgcacGAAAAAGTGTTTATGTTTCAGCCTTTGGTCGCAGGCACGGACGGGGTTCGAACCCGCGATCTTCGGTTTACGAGACCGACGCCTTACCACTTGGCCACCGCGCCTGGCAGTACAAAGTGGCCACTCTATGCTTACTTACACACCGCTGTTTCGACAATGCGGTCATAGATTAACCAAGTTACGTCTTGTATCATCATATACAAAGTCGCCAGCAAGAAGGTAGACACGttccaaactccattcaaaataTATTACATTGTGGCTTTTTTTGCAGTACAAGGAATAATCGTTCACTTTCACATGATTAATGACAATTTCTCATATCGTTCAAAGGCAGGCGAAAATTCCGCAAAACTCAAAACACCAAAGATTACGATTCAGTAGACTTTTGCCAAGGGTTCGCTTGTGTCTGCTATGCATTTTCTATGTTGCCGAATCAACGTACACCATGTAAAAGCTGATGAGATGTGACTCAATCTAAAATAAAGCACACCTTTATAGAATGCTTATATGCAGCCGAAAGTTCCAGAAGACAACAATGTTGAGAATAAAATGTCTTGGGTAAtattttgttggttgtttttttgttggcatcgaactcataaaaaaacataaaatgtcgAAATGAGGTTTGGCGTACCTGTGACGCCATACCGAAGAGGGATGTCTAGATCCAGTACACACCCGGAAGTGGCTGAATCAGCTCACGGCAGATGCGATTCAATCTTTCCTGGAAACATGAGTAGTTTCACTTGTCATACGATGATGTGAAAGTTGAATTTTCGTGTATCGGATGTTGCAGTTATTTCATGCTGCTAACTTCATGCTGTAAGTAAAGAGActtcataaaaaaatcagtgcCAGCGTGGAACGAAGAAACAAGGCTGGAGTGTTGAATGCTGCTAGCTAAAAGCGTTAGCTTGCTAGCAGAGAATCTTAATCTTCGTTAATATCGTATTGTTTTTAAGTATATCAACTTATAGTTTAAACTAAAGTGTTGCTAGTGTGAGCGGTTaagttaatgttgttgttactgtagTTTAGTTTCGCTCGTTTAAGAGCATTCCAGCGGGTTGTACTACGTATGCCAAATTGCATTTAAAACTTtgtgaaattaagaaaaacGTCCTGATAGATAAGTTTACGGCCAAGGCAAAGGATGAAGTAAGACTTCTTACATGTAGTTGTGAGCTGTTCTTCAAATCGGCAACTcaaataatattaatatgtaCAGGGAAAACTTGATAAAGGGTCTATAAGGCCTTTCTATACAACTCGCTTCTATTATTAGCACAAGGTTGCTTTTATGGAGCAAACCTCTTCAGTATGTATC contains:
- the LOC119013973 gene encoding pentraxin fusion protein-like, with protein sequence MRLPAILFLIAISTVLAGSVPIQTLVFPSETSTSYVEMVPLKPLNLKAFTLCMRVATELSGEREIILFAYRTQYYDELNVWRELDGRYSFALSGGTVIFSVPDLGALQTHFCITWDSSSGASALFMDGRKSLTKLYKKGHTIPPGGKVIIGQDPDSYLGEFDAKQSFVGEINDVNMWDSVLSDSTIKDMFSGKRVPRGNIFDWETIQLRTNGAVEVLNTEL